The following are encoded together in the Rhinopithecus roxellana isolate Shanxi Qingling chromosome 5, ASM756505v1, whole genome shotgun sequence genome:
- the LOC104666520 gene encoding uncharacterized protein LOC104666520, whose amino-acid sequence MGKCTHHGFSGCSSPRTPMGARRRPQTQRGASSTRDPLKATCRAVSGRLADPEQRGHGVLDLSRKDPAMVLHDSPTRTAHQGLSAQRAAARGTERVLRFVCGPLPPSPLTPLPGASALTCQCGGSSGPALSTRGAECGRGQSRRGSARGQRDRE is encoded by the exons ATGGGCAAATGCACACATCATGGATTCTCCGGATGCTCCAGCCCGCGGACTCCAATGGGCGCCCGAAGACGCCCCCAGACCCAGCGCGGCGCCTCAAGCACAAGGGACCCTCTCAAGGCAACTTGCCGCGCCGTCAGCGGCCGACTCGCAG ACCCAGAGCAGCGAGGTCACGGTGTCCTCGACCTTAGCAGGAAGGACCCCGCGATGGTTCTGCACGATTCGCCCACGCGAACAGCGCACCAGGGCCTGAGCGCACAGAGGGCTGCAGCGCGTGGAACTGAGCGGGTCCTGCGGTTCGTGTGCGGCCCTCTTCCCCCCAGCCCACTCACACCCCTGCCCGGTGCGTCCGCGCTCACCTGTCAATGCGGCGGGTCCTCGGGGCCTGCGCTTTCGACGCGTGGCGCTGAGTGCGGCCGCGGCCAGAGCCGCCGGGGCTCGGCGCGGGGTCAGCGAGACCGAGAGTGA